A genomic window from Acinetobacter lwoffii includes:
- a CDS encoding class I SAM-dependent methyltransferase, with the protein MSCTFRLPQAPEHLLKALHDVIPHCELHAQQLPDTPISLWLIPPIFPTDKLDDEVIRRIWNDTPYWIFCWASGLAMAQWLLAEPHHVKDKVVLDFGAGSGVVAIAAKMAGAKRVICCDIDQVSLDACRANAELNDVELEYLDDLYKAEKVDILLAADVLYDQCNRFFLDEFLKFAPEVWVADSRVKNFSHPQYEKLDERSATTWPDLDESPEFRNVSFYKTR; encoded by the coding sequence ATGAGCTGCACCTTCCGACTCCCTCAAGCCCCAGAACATCTACTAAAAGCCTTGCATGATGTGATTCCACACTGTGAGCTACATGCACAGCAATTGCCGGATACACCCATTTCCCTGTGGCTGATTCCGCCAATATTCCCAACAGATAAGCTGGATGATGAGGTGATTCGTCGCATTTGGAATGATACACCATACTGGATCTTTTGCTGGGCCTCAGGCTTGGCGATGGCGCAGTGGCTATTGGCAGAGCCGCATCATGTTAAAGACAAAGTAGTTTTGGATTTTGGGGCGGGATCGGGCGTAGTTGCCATTGCGGCGAAAATGGCAGGTGCAAAACGTGTGATCTGCTGTGATATCGATCAAGTTAGTCTAGATGCGTGTCGTGCCAATGCAGAGCTAAATGATGTCGAGCTTGAATATCTGGATGACCTATATAAGGCAGAGAAAGTGGATATTTTATTAGCCGCAGATGTGCTCTATGATCAATGTAACCGTTTCTTCCTGGATGAGTTTTTAAAATTTGCACCTGAGGTGTGGGTTGCAGACAGTCGGGTAAAAAACTTTAGTCATCCTCAATATGAAAAACTGGATGAGCGTAGTGCGACGACCTGGCCGGATTTGGATGAATCGCCCGAATTTCGTAATGTCAGTTTCTATAAAACACGTTAA
- the folD gene encoding bifunctional methylenetetrahydrofolate dehydrogenase/methenyltetrahydrofolate cyclohydrolase FolD, which produces MALVLDGRALAKQIEADLFTRVEALKAKSGRTPILATILVGDDGASATYVRMKGNACRRVGMDSLKVELPKETTTEELLAEIEKLNANPDVHGILLQHPVPAQIDERACFDAISLEKDVDGVTCLGYGRMAMGEAAYGSATPAGIMTILKENNIEIAGKHAVVVGRSAILGKPMAAMLLEANATVTICHSRTQDLASFVKQADIIVGAVGKAELIQKDWIKQGAVVVDAGFHPRDGGGVGDIQLVGIEEIASAYTPVPGGVGPMTITTLIRQTVEAAEKALG; this is translated from the coding sequence GTGGCATTAGTTCTAGACGGTCGTGCATTGGCGAAGCAAATTGAAGCTGACTTGTTTACTCGCGTAGAAGCGCTGAAAGCAAAATCAGGTCGTACTCCAATTCTTGCGACGATTTTGGTAGGTGACGATGGTGCATCTGCAACTTATGTTCGCATGAAAGGCAATGCCTGCCGCCGTGTTGGTATGGATTCACTCAAAGTGGAACTTCCTAAAGAAACCACAACTGAAGAATTATTGGCTGAAATTGAAAAATTAAATGCAAATCCTGATGTGCACGGTATTCTGCTTCAGCACCCGGTTCCTGCGCAAATTGATGAGCGTGCCTGTTTCGATGCAATCTCGCTTGAAAAAGACGTAGATGGTGTCACTTGCCTGGGCTATGGTCGTATGGCAATGGGTGAGGCAGCCTATGGTTCAGCGACGCCTGCGGGTATTATGACTATCCTGAAAGAGAACAACATTGAAATCGCTGGTAAACATGCGGTAGTTGTAGGTCGTTCTGCAATTTTGGGTAAACCAATGGCTGCGATGCTGCTAGAAGCGAATGCAACCGTAACCATTTGCCACTCACGTACTCAAGATCTTGCTAGCTTCGTTAAGCAAGCAGATATCATTGTTGGTGCGGTAGGTAAAGCAGAATTAATTCAAAAAGACTGGATCAAACAAGGTGCAGTGGTTGTTGATGCTGGTTTCCATCCACGTGATGGCGGTGGTGTTGGTGATATCCAACTTGTTGGCATTGAAGAAATTGCTTCTGCTTACACACCAGTTCCGGGTGGTGTAGGTCCAATGACGATTACCACTTTAATCCGTCAAACGGTTGAAGCTGCTGAAAAAGCTTTAGGTTAA
- a CDS encoding helix-turn-helix transcriptional regulator — protein MKRPASTHERLAERLARILTKLNVGYQLRAAELAAEFQVSTRTIERDFDRLGSYLPLLQDEQKRYYLEPSYLGRFKLQDIQTFAQLSGISELYPALDMSFMRELLDERANQVFSAKGYYFEDAKQFAEHFKLLASAIYKRQQVELQYSDQLRIIKPYRLIHHHGIWYLVGVDQDKLRTYRLSQVQQLKLVSEVESFAHDPEILKILVDEDSIWFGQQKQQVLIKVQPEVAIFFKERRLFPEQQIEQETGTGELVISCQIRHEMQLLPLVRYWLPYVKIIEPIHFQQKLEQDLQGYLRSAG, from the coding sequence ATGAAGCGCCCAGCTTCAACACATGAGCGTCTTGCAGAGCGTTTAGCCAGAATTTTGACCAAATTAAACGTCGGATATCAACTCCGGGCTGCAGAGCTAGCTGCAGAATTTCAGGTCAGCACCCGCACCATTGAGCGTGATTTTGATCGTCTAGGCTCTTACTTACCCTTACTTCAAGATGAACAGAAACGATATTATCTGGAACCCTCTTATTTAGGGCGCTTTAAATTGCAGGATATCCAGACCTTTGCCCAGCTTTCGGGGATCAGTGAGCTGTATCCGGCGCTGGATATGTCTTTTATGCGTGAATTGCTGGATGAGCGGGCAAATCAGGTATTTTCGGCAAAAGGCTATTATTTTGAAGATGCCAAACAGTTTGCCGAGCATTTCAAGTTGCTTGCAAGCGCAATCTATAAACGTCAGCAGGTTGAGTTGCAATATTCAGATCAATTGCGAATCATTAAGCCTTATCGCTTGATTCACCATCATGGTATCTGGTATCTGGTGGGTGTAGATCAGGACAAGTTGCGCACCTATCGCTTAAGTCAGGTGCAACAACTCAAGCTGGTTTCTGAGGTGGAGAGCTTTGCGCATGATCCTGAAATACTAAAAATACTGGTAGATGAAGACAGCATCTGGTTTGGGCAGCAAAAGCAGCAAGTCTTAATCAAGGTACAACCTGAAGTCGCGATCTTTTTTAAAGAGCGCCGTTTATTTCCAGAACAGCAGATCGAGCAGGAAACAGGGACTGGAGAGTTAGTGATTAGTTGCCAGATTCGTCACGAAATGCAGTTATTGCCTTTGGTGCGTTACTGGTTACCTTATGTGAAAATTATTGAGCCGATTCATTTCCAGCAAAAACTGGAACAGGATTTGCAAGGATATTTACGTTCTGCTGGATGA
- a CDS encoding NAD(P)H-quinone oxidoreductase produces the protein MSQQTMQQVIITEPGGVDKLAYETVTLPEPKADEVLVKVHAFGINRPDILQRQGLYPMPKGVTPVPGLEVAGEVVAIGSDVSQFKVGDQVCGLTNGGGYAEYCVIPESQTLNIPEGVSFVQAAAIPETFFTVWANVFQMGKAKAGETVLVHGGTSGIGTTALMLCKSLGIKTFATVGSDEKVAAISDLTTAINYKTQDFEQVINEATDNGGVDVILDMVGAPYLERNLNLLRRDGRLVYIAFLGGAKAKEVKLGQIMMKRLTITGSTMRARSTAEKAEIAQGLKEQIAPLWAKGECLPMIYKTFKFDQIQDAHATMDTGEHVGKVVVEII, from the coding sequence ATGTCGCAACAAACCATGCAGCAAGTCATTATTACAGAACCAGGTGGTGTCGATAAACTCGCTTATGAAACGGTGACTTTACCTGAACCTAAAGCAGATGAAGTTCTGGTGAAAGTTCATGCCTTTGGTATTAACCGTCCAGATATCCTGCAGCGTCAAGGCTTATATCCGATGCCGAAAGGGGTAACGCCAGTTCCTGGCCTGGAAGTGGCAGGTGAGGTGGTTGCGATTGGTAGTGATGTAAGTCAGTTTAAAGTTGGTGATCAAGTCTGTGGTTTGACCAATGGTGGCGGTTATGCTGAATATTGCGTCATACCTGAAAGCCAGACCTTGAATATTCCTGAAGGCGTAAGTTTTGTACAGGCAGCGGCCATTCCTGAAACTTTCTTTACTGTATGGGCGAACGTGTTCCAGATGGGTAAGGCCAAAGCAGGGGAAACTGTACTGGTACATGGTGGAACGAGCGGGATTGGTACGACTGCTTTAATGTTATGTAAATCACTCGGAATCAAAACTTTTGCAACTGTCGGTTCAGATGAAAAAGTTGCGGCTATTTCTGATTTAACCACGGCTATTAATTATAAAACTCAGGACTTTGAGCAAGTTATTAATGAAGCCACTGACAATGGTGGTGTCGATGTCATTTTAGATATGGTCGGTGCACCATATTTAGAGCGTAATTTGAATTTGTTGCGCCGTGATGGACGTCTGGTCTATATCGCTTTCTTGGGTGGTGCCAAGGCCAAAGAAGTCAAACTGGGTCAAATCATGATGAAACGTCTGACCATTACCGGTTCGACCATGCGTGCACGCAGCACGGCTGAAAAAGCGGAAATTGCACAAGGCCTGAAAGAGCAGATTGCACCATTGTGGGCAAAAGGCGAATGTCTCCCGATGATCTATAAAACGTTTAAGTTCGATCAGATTCAGGATGCCCATGCCACAATGGATACTGGAGAGCATGTGGGTAAAGTTGTAGTTGAAATTATTTAA
- a CDS encoding thioredoxin family protein: MTQVIEYNENNYSDFEWFEGFAVIRFYADWCKPCVQNFPVFAELATYYAEVNPEVKFGKINVDQSPILTLRYNAYGLPSTLIFRNGEIIKRIAGVKSLTEMKAILALVLNDSYE; the protein is encoded by the coding sequence ATGACCCAAGTGATCGAATATAACGAAAACAATTACAGTGATTTTGAGTGGTTTGAAGGTTTTGCCGTGATTCGCTTTTATGCAGACTGGTGCAAGCCCTGTGTTCAGAATTTTCCGGTCTTTGCCGAACTGGCGACATACTATGCTGAGGTAAATCCTGAAGTTAAATTTGGCAAGATCAATGTGGATCAGTCTCCGATTTTAACCTTGCGCTATAATGCCTATGGTTTGCCTTCTACGCTTATTTTTAGAAATGGAGAAATTATTAAAAGGATTGCAGGCGTGAAAAGTTTAACTGAAATGAAAGCAATTCTGGCCTTAGTCCTCAATGATTCTTATGAATAA
- the cysN gene encoding sulfate adenylyltransferase subunit CysN, whose translation MSHQSDLISQDILGYLKQHENKDLLRFLTCGNVDDGKSTLIGRLLYDSKLIYEDQLQAVTRDSKKVGTTGDAPDLALLVDGLQAEREQGITIDVAYRYFSTEKRKFIIADTPGHEQYTRNMATGASTCDLAIILIDARYGVQTQTRRHTFIASLLGIKNIIVAINKMDLVEFSETRFNEIQAEYAAFVAQLGDRKPSNIIFTPISALNGDNVVNKSANTPWYTGETLMGTLESVEINRSSAKQDFRFPVQYVNRPNLDFRGFCGTIALGDINVGDTVTALPSGKSSTVKEIVTFDGNLEHAVAGQAVTLTLNDEIDISRGNVLIRADQAVPNISRSVQATVVWMADQPLVLGKLYNIKIGTQTVPAKVTAIHYRTNVNTLEKVQVDKLELNAIANVTVEFDAPVVFDRYQDSRFTGSFIFIDRLNNVTIGAGMVEESVEWSAHDEPVTAESRAARLGQKPAAVTVSGKALENAQALESLLIQQGIVAIAKAGLNAEQVALVRETGVVVITDAAEGTDTTLTAEAVEELAEKIVELVRL comes from the coding sequence CATGAAAATAAAGACCTGTTGCGTTTCCTGACTTGCGGTAACGTGGACGATGGTAAATCGACGTTAATCGGTCGTCTGCTGTACGATTCAAAATTGATTTATGAAGATCAATTACAGGCTGTGACCCGTGACTCGAAAAAAGTCGGTACGACTGGCGATGCACCTGACTTGGCGCTTCTGGTCGATGGTTTACAAGCAGAGCGTGAGCAAGGCATTACCATTGATGTAGCATATCGTTATTTCTCGACAGAAAAACGTAAATTCATCATCGCGGATACGCCGGGACACGAACAGTACACCCGTAACATGGCAACAGGTGCGTCGACGTGTGATCTTGCGATCATTTTGATTGATGCGCGTTATGGTGTGCAAACCCAGACGCGTCGTCATACCTTTATTGCGAGTTTGCTCGGGATCAAGAACATCATTGTTGCGATCAACAAGATGGACTTGGTGGAATTCTCTGAAACACGTTTCAATGAAATCCAAGCTGAATATGCGGCATTCGTTGCACAATTGGGCGATCGTAAACCAAGCAATATCATCTTTACGCCTATTTCTGCATTGAATGGCGATAACGTGGTGAACAAGTCAGCCAATACGCCATGGTACACTGGTGAAACGCTGATGGGTACACTTGAATCGGTGGAAATTAACCGTAGTTCAGCGAAGCAGGATTTCCGTTTCCCTGTGCAATACGTGAACCGTCCAAACCTCGACTTCCGTGGTTTCTGCGGTACGATCGCACTTGGCGATATCAATGTTGGTGATACCGTAACAGCTTTGCCTTCTGGTAAATCATCGACTGTTAAAGAAATTGTCACTTTTGATGGCAATCTTGAGCATGCAGTTGCAGGTCAGGCAGTGACTTTAACGCTTAACGATGAAATTGATATTTCACGTGGTAACGTGTTAATTCGTGCGGATCAAGCTGTTCCAAATATTTCCCGTTCAGTTCAAGCGACTGTTGTGTGGATGGCAGATCAACCACTTGTACTGGGTAAGCTGTACAACATCAAGATTGGTACGCAAACCGTTCCGGCAAAAGTAACGGCGATTCATTACCGTACCAACGTCAACACATTGGAAAAAGTTCAGGTAGATAAGCTTGAGCTGAATGCAATTGCCAATGTAACTGTTGAATTTGATGCACCAGTAGTCTTTGACCGTTATCAAGACAGCCGTTTCACCGGTTCGTTTATCTTCATCGATCGTTTGAATAACGTGACGATTGGTGCGGGTATGGTGGAAGAATCAGTTGAATGGTCTGCACACGATGAGCCTGTTACTGCGGAATCACGTGCGGCACGTTTGGGTCAAAAACCTGCTGCGGTGACTGTATCTGGTAAAGCTTTGGAAAATGCTCAGGCGCTAGAAAGCTTGCTGATTCAGCAAGGGATCGTTGCTATTGCTAAAGCAGGTTTGAATGCGGAGCAGGTTGCACTGGTTCGTGAAACTGGTGTGGTTGTGATTACCGATGCTGCTGAAGGTACAGACACGACTTTAACTGCTGAAGCAGTTGAAGAACTTGCTGAGAAGATTGTGGAATTGGTTCGTCTTTAA